GGCCTCGCCGAACTCCAGCGCCCGCCCTTCGACATGCCCGTCGCCGACTCGGAGATCATCTTCGGCGCCTACACCGAGTACACCGGCCTCCGTTTCGCCCTGTTCCTCCTCGCCGAGTACGCCGGGATCGTCGTCCTGTGCGGTCTGACCACCGTCCTCTTCCTGGGCGGCTGGCACGGCCCCTGGGGCGCCGACGGCCTCGGCTGGGTCTGGACCCTGCTGAAGACCGCCGTCCTCGCCTTCCTCGTCATCTGGCTGCGCGTCACCTACCCGCGCCTGCGCGAGGACCAGCTCCAGAAGCTCGCCTGGACGCTCCTCGTCCCCCTCGCCCTCGCCCAGATCGCCCTCACCGGCATCGTCAAGGTGGTGATCCAGTAACCATGGCCCCCATTCCAGGAAGCGGCCTGGCCAAGGGCCTGGCCGTCACCCTCCGCACGATGACGAAGAAGTCCGTCACCGCGCAGTACCCGGACGCCCAGCCCGACCTCCCGCCCCGTACCCGCGGTGTGATCGGCCTGTTCGAGGAGAACTGCACGGTCTGCATGCTGTGCGCCCGCGAGTGCCCGGACTGGTGCATCTACATCGACTCCCACAAGGAGACCGTCCCGCCGGCGGCCCCGGGCGGCCGGGAACGCAGCCGCAACGTCCTCGACCGCTTCGCCATCGACTTCTCCCTGTGCATGTACTGCGGTATCTGCATCGAGGTCTGTCCTTTCGACGCCCTGTTCTGGTCCCCGGAGTTCGAGTACGCCGAGACCGACATCCGCGACCTCACCCACGAGCGCGACAAGCTCCGCGAGTGGATGTGGACCGTCCCGGCCCCGCCGGCCCTCGACCCCGGCGCGGAGGAGCCGAAGGAACTCGCCGCCGCCCGCAAGGCCGCCGAGAAGCTGGCCGCCCAGCAGGCCCCGCCGGTCACCGAACCGCACGCCGACGAGCAGGCCCGGGCAGCCGAGCGCCCCACCCGCCCGCACGGCGCCTCCAAGCAGCAGACGGACCAGCCGAAGCCGGACCAGCCGAAGCCGGACCAGCCGAAGCCGGACCGCCCCACGGGGCAGGAGGGACGGGAATGACCCTCGCCGCAACCGCCGGCATCCTCGCGACGGGCCCGACCACCACGGCCGCCGCCGAGACCCACGGCTTCCTCTCCCCGACCGGCGTCGAGATCGCCTTTCTCCTCGTCGGCCTGGTCACCTTCGGCGCCGCGATCGTCACGGTCACCACCCGGCAGCTCGTGCACGCCGCCCTCTGGCTGGTGGTGACCCTCGGCGGCCTGGCCGTCGAGTACCTCCTGCTCACCGCCGAGTTCATCGCCTGGGTGCAGGTCCTCATCTACGTCGGTTCCGTCGTCGTCCTCCTCCTGTTCGGCCTGATGCTGACCCGGGCCCCCATCGGCCGCTCCCCGGACGCGGACTCCGGCAACCGCTGGGCCGCCCTGACCGTGGCCGTCGCCGCCGCTGCCGCCCTGGTCTGGGTCGTCGTCGACGCCTTCCGCACCACCTGGATCGACCTGGACGGCCCCGCCGCCGGGTCCACCGAGGCCACCGGCGCGAGCCTCTTCCAGAACTGGGTCCTCCCCTTCGAGGCCCTCTCCGTCCTCCTCCTCGCCGCCCTGGTCGGCGCGATCGTCCTGTCCCGCAAGGCCAAGGCCGACGCCGCCACCGCCGCCGACGCCACCACCGCGGGCGACACGGACACCCGGCGCGACACCCGGCGCGACACGGAAGGGACCCGCTGATGCACCTCGCCTATCCCGCCGTGCTCTCCGCCCTCCTCTTCTGCACGGGCCTGTACGGCGTCCTCGCCCGCCGCAACGCGATCCTGGTCCTGATGTCGGTCGAACTGATGCTCAACGCCGTCAACCTCAACCTGGTCGCCTTCGACGTCTGGCTCAGCAGGACCGCCGAGGAGACCCTGCACTCCGGCCAGGCCCTGACCCTGTTCACCATCGCCATCGCCGCCGCCGAGATCGGCATCGGCCTGGCGATCGTCCTCGCCGTGCACCGCAACCGCGGCACCGCGGACATCGACAAGCTCCGCGACACCTCCGAGCGGCACGACCCCGACGGCCCCGACGGCGACGCCCTCGCCGCCGAGCAGTCCGGCGAGGCCCAGAAGGCTGAGGCCACCGCGTGACCACGACCACCCTCGCCGTCCTCGTCCCCCTCCTTCCGTTCCTCGGCGCCGTCGCCGGCCTGCTCCTGGGCCGCACGGCCCCCGGCTTCGTCCGCCCGCTCGCCGTCCTGCCGACGCTCACCGCCCTGGTGCTCGCCGCGCTGGTCGCCGTACGCCAGGGCGGCGACGCGGCCGTCGACGCGGCCACGGAACTGACCCCCACCGGCTCCGTCCCGATCGAACTCGCCCTGCACGTCGACGGCTTCGCCGCCCTCGTCGCCGTCCTGGTCGGCCTGGTCGCCTCCTGCGTGCAGATCTACTCGACGGGCTACCTGCGCGACGACCCGCGCTACCCCTCGTACGCCGCCCTCGTCTCCCTGTTCACCTCCGCGATGCTGCTGGTCGTCTACTCCGGCGACCTGATGGTGCTGCTGGTCGGCTGGGAAGTCATGGGCATCTGCTCCTACTTCCTGGTCGGCCACTACTGGGAGACCCCGGAGGCACGCGCCGCCTCCCTCAAGGCCTTCCTGGTCACCAAGCTCGGCGACGTCCCCTTCCTCATCGGCCTGTTCGCCCTGGCCACCGACGCCGGCTCCTTCCGCATCACCCGGGTCCTCGGCGCCGTCGCGAGCGGCTCGCTCGACCACCCGACCCTCATCGCCCTGCTGCTCCTCGCGGGCGTGGCGGGCAAGTCGGCGCAGTTCCCGCTGCACACCTGGCTCCCCGACGCGATGGCGGGCCCGACCCCCGTCTCCGCGCTGATCCACGCCGCGACGATGGTCGCCGCCGGTGTCTACTTCATCGCCCGTCTCCTCCCGCTCTTCGAGGCCTCCCAGGCCGCGATGATCGTCCTCGCCGTCATGGCCGCCGTCACGATGGCCGGCTCGGCGCTCGCCGCGCTCGCCCAGGACGACATCAAGCGCGTCCTCGCCTACTCGACGATCGGCCAGCTCGGTTACATGTCCGGCGCCCTCGCCGCCGGCGACCGCGGAGCCGCCGTCTTCCACCTCCTGTCCCACGGCGCCTTCAAGGCGCTGCTGTTCCTCGCGGCCGGCGTGATCATCCATGCCGCCGGCACCAACTCCCTCGCCGCGATGTCCCGCATGCGGAACCTGCGCGACCGCATCCCGGACGCCTACTGGACGATGACCGTGGCGCTCCTCGCGCTCGCCGCGATCCCGCCCTTCAGCGGCTTCTTCTCCAAGGAGGCCGTCCTCGGCGTCGCCGAGCACGTCGTCACCGGGCACACCGAGCACGCTCCCGCCGCAGCGGGCTGGATCGTCCTCGTCGCCGGTCTGCTCACGGCCGTGCTCACCGCCGCCTACGCGATGCGCCTGTGGCTGCTGGCCTTCCGGGGCCGGGGCGCCGAAGCCCCCGACCACGGCAGGCAGCCGCTGACGATGACCGTCGTGCTGTGGGTGCTGGCCGTCCCCTCCCTGGCCCTCGGCGGGTTCGCGTTCCGCCTGCTGCCCGACTGGTTCGACGGCCGTGACCTCAGCCCGACCCTGACCACCTCCGTGCTCGGCACGGGCGTGGCCCTGGTCGGTGGCATCGTCACCTACGCCGCCTGGCGGCACACCACCGCGCTCACCGCCCGCGTCCCCCTCGGCGCGGTCGCGGCCCACCCCGAGGGCGACGCCGCCCGGGTCGAGGCGGAAGCCATCGCCACGCACGAACCGGCCTACGGCGACATCGCCCACGCACCCGACCCCGCCGACCCGGGACGGCTGCTGCTCGGCCCCCTGCACCGGCACGCGGCCGCCGGCTTCCACCTGGACGCCCTGTACACGGCCCTCTTCGTCCGCCCGGTCCTGGCCGGGGCGAGCCTCGTCCGGTTCCTCGACCGCGAGGTCGTCGAGACCTACGTGCGCGGTGCGGGCGCGCTGCCCCGCTGGCTCGGCACCGCCGTACGGCGCGCCCAGACCGGCAACGTCCAGACCTATGTGAGCGCGCTGCTCGCCGGCACCGTCGTCCTCGCGGTCGCCGTCGTCCTCGTCGCCACGGGAGCGTGAGCAGGCGTGATCGATATCAACGAGTCCGTGATGCAGTTCCTTCTGGCATTCGTCGTCGTCGGCCCGCTCCTCGGCGCCGCCGCGGCTCTCCTGCCGGCACCGCCCGGGCTGAAGGGGAAGTCGCCCGAGCAGGCCGTGCTGCGGCACGGCGTCACCGTCACCGGCGCCGTCCTCATCGCGGCGATCGTCCTCGCGCTCGGCTTCGACCACGACCAGCCGTCGAAGATGCAGGCCAGCACCGACATCAGCTGGATCCCCGCGCTCGACGTACGCATCCACCTCGGCATCGACGGCATCTCCCTCCCCCTTCTGGTCCTGACCGCGCTGCTGACCTTCCTCTGCGCGCTCTACTCGTACTTCAAGATGCCCGAAGGCCCGACCCCGAAGGCCTTCGTCGCCCTGCTGCTCGTCCTCGAGTCCGGCACGCTGGCGACCTTCGCCGTCCTCGACCTGCTGCTGTTCTTCCTCGCCTTCGAGATGGTCCTCATCCCGATGTACTTCCTCATCGCCCGCTGGGGCGGCGAGGGCCGGAGCCAGGCCGCGTGGCGGTTCATCCTCTACACGCTGCTCGGATCCGTGGTCATGCTGCTCGGCCTGCTCCTGATCGGGCTCAAGGCGGGCACGTTCGACATGATGGCACTCGCCACTGACAACGGCCGGTCGCTGACCACGTCAGTGCAGGTCATCGCCGTTCTGGCGATCGGGATCGGGCTCGCCGTGAAGACGCCGATGTGGCCGCTGCACAGCTGGCTCCCCGACGCCCACACCGCCGCCCCGACCGTCGGCTCGGTCCTGCTGGCGGGCGTCCTGCTGAAGATGGGTACGTACGGCTTCGTCCGGATCCTGCTCCCCATCGCGCCGGACGGCTTCCGCACCTTCGCCCCCTACCTCGCCGCCCTGGCCGTCGTCGGCATCATCTACGGATCCCTCGCCTGCCTCGCCCTCGCCAAGCAGGGCGCGAAGGGCGACCTCAAGCGCCTCATCGCCTACTCCTCCGTCGGCCACATGGGCTTCGTCCTGCTCGGCATCGCCACGATGACCCCGACCGGCGTGAACGGCGCCCTCTTCGCCAACATCGCCCACGGCCTCATCACCGGCCTGCTCTTCTTCCTGGTCGGCGCCCTGAAGGACCGCACCGGCACCACCGACCTCGACACCCTCGCCGAGGAGACCGGCGCCGCCCTGTACGGCAAGGCCCCGCGCCTGGGCGGCCTCCTCGCCTTCGCCGCCGTGGCCTCGCTCGGCCTGCCGGGCCTGGCCGGCTTCTGGGGCGAGATGCTCGCCCTGTTCGGCGCGTTCCGGCCCGCCGACGGCCTCAGCCGCCCCGCCTTCCTCACCTTCATGGCGATCGGCGCGTTCGGGACGCTGCTGACGGCCGCGTACCTGCTGACTGTCGTCCGGCGCGTCTGCATGGGCGCCCTGCCCCAGGACGCGCCCCGGCTCACCGACGTCCGCTCGTACGAGTTCGCGGCCTGGACCCCGCTCGTCGTCCTCACCGTCGTCGCGGGCCTGTGGCCCAAGGCCCTCCTCGGCCTGAGCGACCCGGCCGTCCAGCAGCTCCTCGCAGGAGGCACCCGATGAGCTCCCCGGCCCAGCCCCTGGCCGCCTCGCTCGTCCAGTCCGTCGACTGGCTCGCCATCGCGCCGCCCACCATCGCGGCGGTCGTCGCACTCGCCGTCCTGGTCGCCGACCTGTTCGTCGCCGAGCACCGCAAGGCGCTCCTCGGCTGGACGTCGGTGGCGGGCCTGGCCGCCGCCACGCTGATGCTGCTGCCCCTCCTGGACGGCGACCGCAGCACCTTCTGCCTGACCGGCGACGCCGCCGTGTGCAGCTACACGGCCGACCGCTTCACCCTGGTCATCCAGTTCCTGGTCCTCGGCGGCGCCCTCCTCGCCGCCCTGCTGTCGGTCACCGCCCTGAAGGACGCCCGCAAGGCGCTGCCGGAGGGGGAGTACTGGTTCCTGCTGCTGTCCTCCGCGGCCGGAGCCGCCCTCCTGCCCGCCTCCCGCGACCTCGCCACCCTGATCGTCGCCCTGGAGGTCGCGTCCCTGCCCGCCTTCGCGCTGGTCGGCCTCAAGTACGGCGACCGGAGGTCCTCCGAAGCGGCCCTGAAGTTCTTCCTGTCCTCGGTCACCGCCACCGCGGTCAGCCTCATGGGCATCAGCTTCCTGTACGCCTCCACCGGCACCCTCTACCTGACCCAGGTCGCCGACCGCATCCAGGGCGTCGACGGCCAGCTCCACACGCTCGCCGACACCGGAGTCGTCCTCACCCTCGTCGGCTTCGCCTTCAAGACCGCCGCCGTGCCCTTCCACTTCTGGGTCCCCGACACCTACGTGGGCGCGCCCCTGCCGATCGCCGCCTACCTGTCGGTCATCGGCAAGGCGGTCGGCTTCAGCGGCCTGATCCTCGTCACGGTCGTGGCCCTCCCGTCGTACGCCGACGTCTGGGGCCCCGCTCTGGCCGCCCTGGCCGCGCTCACCATGACCGTCGGCAACGTCGGAGCCCTCCGCCAGCAGGCCACGCGCGCGTACAGCGCGGTACGCCTGCTCGCCTGGTCCTCCGTCGGCCAGGCCGGCTACCTCCTGGTGCCGATCGCGGCCGCCGCGTACTCCGGGGACGCCGAGAAGTCCATCGGCTCCACCGTCGCCTACGCCCTGATGTACGGCGCCGTGAACCTCGGCGCCTTCGCCGTGGCC
This genomic stretch from Streptomyces sp. Go-475 harbors:
- a CDS encoding NADH-quinone oxidoreductase subunit I, whose protein sequence is MAPIPGSGLAKGLAVTLRTMTKKSVTAQYPDAQPDLPPRTRGVIGLFEENCTVCMLCARECPDWCIYIDSHKETVPPAAPGGRERSRNVLDRFAIDFSLCMYCGICIEVCPFDALFWSPEFEYAETDIRDLTHERDKLREWMWTVPAPPALDPGAEEPKELAAARKAAEKLAAQQAPPVTEPHADEQARAAERPTRPHGASKQQTDQPKPDQPKPDQPKPDRPTGQEGRE
- a CDS encoding NADH-quinone oxidoreductase subunit J, with the protein product MTLAATAGILATGPTTTAAAETHGFLSPTGVEIAFLLVGLVTFGAAIVTVTTRQLVHAALWLVVTLGGLAVEYLLLTAEFIAWVQVLIYVGSVVVLLLFGLMLTRAPIGRSPDADSGNRWAALTVAVAAAAALVWVVVDAFRTTWIDLDGPAAGSTEATGASLFQNWVLPFEALSVLLLAALVGAIVLSRKAKADAATAADATTAGDTDTRRDTRRDTEGTR
- the nuoK gene encoding NADH-quinone oxidoreductase subunit NuoK — its product is MHLAYPAVLSALLFCTGLYGVLARRNAILVLMSVELMLNAVNLNLVAFDVWLSRTAEETLHSGQALTLFTIAIAAAEIGIGLAIVLAVHRNRGTADIDKLRDTSERHDPDGPDGDALAAEQSGEAQKAEATA
- a CDS encoding NADH-quinone oxidoreductase subunit L yields the protein MTTTTLAVLVPLLPFLGAVAGLLLGRTAPGFVRPLAVLPTLTALVLAALVAVRQGGDAAVDAATELTPTGSVPIELALHVDGFAALVAVLVGLVASCVQIYSTGYLRDDPRYPSYAALVSLFTSAMLLVVYSGDLMVLLVGWEVMGICSYFLVGHYWETPEARAASLKAFLVTKLGDVPFLIGLFALATDAGSFRITRVLGAVASGSLDHPTLIALLLLAGVAGKSAQFPLHTWLPDAMAGPTPVSALIHAATMVAAGVYFIARLLPLFEASQAAMIVLAVMAAVTMAGSALAALAQDDIKRVLAYSTIGQLGYMSGALAAGDRGAAVFHLLSHGAFKALLFLAAGVIIHAAGTNSLAAMSRMRNLRDRIPDAYWTMTVALLALAAIPPFSGFFSKEAVLGVAEHVVTGHTEHAPAAAGWIVLVAGLLTAVLTAAYAMRLWLLAFRGRGAEAPDHGRQPLTMTVVLWVLAVPSLALGGFAFRLLPDWFDGRDLSPTLTTSVLGTGVALVGGIVTYAAWRHTTALTARVPLGAVAAHPEGDAARVEAEAIATHEPAYGDIAHAPDPADPGRLLLGPLHRHAAAGFHLDALYTALFVRPVLAGASLVRFLDREVVETYVRGAGALPRWLGTAVRRAQTGNVQTYVSALLAGTVVLAVAVVLVATGA
- a CDS encoding NADH-quinone oxidoreductase subunit M, translating into MIDINESVMQFLLAFVVVGPLLGAAAALLPAPPGLKGKSPEQAVLRHGVTVTGAVLIAAIVLALGFDHDQPSKMQASTDISWIPALDVRIHLGIDGISLPLLVLTALLTFLCALYSYFKMPEGPTPKAFVALLLVLESGTLATFAVLDLLLFFLAFEMVLIPMYFLIARWGGEGRSQAAWRFILYTLLGSVVMLLGLLLIGLKAGTFDMMALATDNGRSLTTSVQVIAVLAIGIGLAVKTPMWPLHSWLPDAHTAAPTVGSVLLAGVLLKMGTYGFVRILLPIAPDGFRTFAPYLAALAVVGIIYGSLACLALAKQGAKGDLKRLIAYSSVGHMGFVLLGIATMTPTGVNGALFANIAHGLITGLLFFLVGALKDRTGTTDLDTLAEETGAALYGKAPRLGGLLAFAAVASLGLPGLAGFWGEMLALFGAFRPADGLSRPAFLTFMAIGAFGTLLTAAYLLTVVRRVCMGALPQDAPRLTDVRSYEFAAWTPLVVLTVVAGLWPKALLGLSDPAVQQLLAGGTR
- a CDS encoding NADH-quinone oxidoreductase subunit N codes for the protein MSSPAQPLAASLVQSVDWLAIAPPTIAAVVALAVLVADLFVAEHRKALLGWTSVAGLAAATLMLLPLLDGDRSTFCLTGDAAVCSYTADRFTLVIQFLVLGGALLAALLSVTALKDARKALPEGEYWFLLLSSAAGAALLPASRDLATLIVALEVASLPAFALVGLKYGDRRSSEAALKFFLSSVTATAVSLMGISFLYASTGTLYLTQVADRIQGVDGQLHTLADTGVVLTLVGFAFKTAAVPFHFWVPDTYVGAPLPIAAYLSVIGKAVGFSGLILVTVVALPSYADVWGPALAALAALTMTVGNVGALRQQATRAYSAVRLLAWSSVGQAGYLLVPIAAAAYSGDAEKSIGSTVAYALMYGAVNLGAFAVAALVGRTKSLNRVADYRGLYASSPLSALLLAFFLLCLAGLPPGVIGLFAKVAVFSAAVDAGLGWLAVVMAVNVVIALFYYLQWTALLFRAAPEGETAKHRVPAPLTAAIALTGVLGIALSGAPQLVLRFTDTGLF